A region from the Rosa rugosa chromosome 6, drRosRugo1.1, whole genome shotgun sequence genome encodes:
- the LOC133716689 gene encoding uncharacterized protein LOC133716689 — MVPIVSQHTQALFETNDGTKPETISVMVTNASTIEEQLEEMKRMLAEKDAQIAALTSQLAAMANISDHKSDEKSDHEKGDREKNIRGHGIREVYTSSNPQFSGYLKPYPAHYDALPFPKGYQKPTFDKFDGVDGSPHEHLAHFFSACGETSQLDALLVRQFVQSLKGAAFTWYSQLQPGSILTWDDMQRAFLAQFVSSKNKVSIIDLADTKQESDESTNEFISRWRSLNLQCSEKLTELSAVQMCSNNLLPHIATFVSTAEPQTFEALVSKASNVERQVARKKIMTQRASFKDHRVDNTDESLATFVETDTKSNKCKGKEGSRKFTLKERKEVKYSFDDDDVEQIFSELNKARVIEPPEPKRQSEVNKTNDPRYCQYHRIVSHPTKDCFV, encoded by the exons ATGGTCCCTATTGTTAGTCAACATACTCAAGCATTATTTGAGACAAATGACGGCACAAAGCCTGAGACTATATCAGTTATGGTCACAAACGCATCAACAATAGAAGAGCAGCTAGAAGAAATGAAGAGAATGCTAGCTGAAAAAGATGCTCAAATAGCAGCACTGACTTCTCAATTAGCTGCTATGGCCAACATAAGCGATCATAAAAGTGATGAAAAGAGTGATCATGAAAAGGGTGATCGTGAAAAGAACATCAGAGGACATG GAATCCGTGAAGTATACACATCCTCAAATCCACAGTTCTCTGGGTACTTGAAACCCTACCCTGCTCATTATGATGCATTACCATTCCCCAAGGGCTATCAGAAGCCAACTTTTGACAAGTTCGATGGAGTAGATGGCTCTCCGCATGAACATTTGGCTCATTTCTTCTCAGCATGCGGGGAAACATCGCAGTTAGATGCACTGTTGGTAAGGCAATTTGTTCAGTCTCTAAAAGGAGCAGCTTTTACTTGGTATAGTCAATTACAACCAGGTTCTATCCTCACATGGGACGATATGCAAAGAGCATTTCTGGCACAATTTGTCAGCTCCAAAAACAAAGTCTCGATTATCGACTTGGCTGACACTAAACAGGAATCTGATGAAAGCACCAATGAATTCATATCCAGATGGAGGAGCTTAAACCTTCAATGCTCGGAAAAATTAACGGAGCTTTCGGCTGTACAAATGTGCTCAAACAATCTCTTGCCACATATAGCAACTTTTGTCAGCACCGCAGAACCTCAAACATTCGAAGCGCTAGTCTCAAAAGCTAGCAATGTCGAAAGACAAGTTGCCCGTAAGAAGATTATGACACAGAGGGCATCCTTTAAAGACCATAGAGTCGACAATACAGATGAGTCACTGGCAACCTTTGTTGAAACTGACACCAAGTCGAACAAATGCAAAGGAAAAGAAGGGTCTAGAAAGTTCACTCTcaaagaaaggaaagaagtcAAATACTCTttcgatgatgatgatgtcgAACAAATTTTCAGTGAGCTCAACAAAGCACGAGTTATCGAGCCTCCTGAACCAAAACGACAGAGCGAAGTCAACAAGACCAACGACCCCAGATATTGCCAGTACCATCGAATTGTTAGTCATCCAACGAAGGATTGCTTCGTTTGA